A genomic region of Phragmites australis chromosome 2, lpPhrAust1.1, whole genome shotgun sequence contains the following coding sequences:
- the LOC133902992 gene encoding uncharacterized protein LOC133902992 has translation MAVRILNLTSSAFGCERNWSAFEMVDAKRRNKLDVCHVSNLVFVQFNGRMMDKRKKCSIYSDVLLGEDASHAQNWICECDEEVDPTTGLSYDVIDEAMRAIEAMEPRRSQRVRELYEVEEFVYEDSEQEFNMEEEIEFESDDGGVVSTKENEEDEPMDI, from the exons ATGGCTGTCAGGATACTTAACTTGACCTCAAGTGCATTCGGATGTGAAAGAAATTGGAGCGCATTTGAAATG GTAGATGCAAAGAGGAGAAATAAACTAGATGTGTGTCATGTGAGCAATCTAGTCTTTGTTCAATTCAATGGAAGAATGATGGACAAAAGAAAGAAGTGTTCTATATATAGTGATGTCCTTCTAGGTGAAGATGCTTCCCATGCACAGAATTGGATATGTGAATGTGATGAAGAGGTTGATCCTACAACAGGGTTGTCATATGATGTAATTGATGAAGCAATGAGGGCCATAGAAGCAATGGAGCCTCGTAGGAGCCAAAGAGTGAGAGAGCTCTATGAAGTAGAAGAATTTGTTTATGAAGATTCTGAACAAGAGTTCAATATGGAGGAAGAGATTGAATTTGAGTCCGATGATGGTGGGGTGGTTTCAACCAAAGAGAATGAAGAGGATGAACCAATGGATATTTGA